Genomic window (Nymphaea colorata isolate Beijing-Zhang1983 chromosome 1, ASM883128v2, whole genome shotgun sequence):
GGTGATCATGTATCGTCTGAAGTTGTCGAACTTCTTGCTGTGGGAGCTGAGTTTGGTAGGCATTTAACGTAGGCCAGGTTTCATCGGTTTTCTGTGTTATTCTCTTTTGGTTGTGCGTGGCTAATCTTATGGATGTTCTCTTTctattctttcattttattcatgttcttttcaaatgaattcCGGGGATCCTCCCCAGCAGGGATTCATCACAACCAGGGTCCTTCCAAATTAAAACAATGACCCGCCCTATGGTCGAGTTTCTCAGATATTCAATTGTATTTCTGGAATACCAAAAAGGCCATCATGCACAAATTTTAAAGCTCAATTTGGCAAGATAcaagaaaaaatcatatatCCATTTCTTTATTAATCATGCTGTAAAGTTTGCATTTGTGAACAAAAAGCAGTGCCTACTACGTCTTGAAAAATCAACTGCTCTAAAAGCAGAGTAGTTTGCAGGTtcttcgcttttttttttttggttaaaaatcTACTAAAACCTTGAAAAGGCCGCTGTTAAGGACCTCTTGCAAATTTAGTTACCTGAATGCATATTTTCGAAAACAATATGCATGATTGTGGATATGTTCTTAAAATTAAATGCAAGAATGGTAGTCCCGTAGGACTTAGTATAGTTGGTCGGACAGTTGTGTGGTAAAGTGGGGTGTTAAGTTCCTGTTCTGAAAATGGGGAAGCAATGATGAATTAGTTGACATGCAGTGAGCTCATCCTGAACTACCAAAGCAGCCCGAGGCCTACGGGGGATTCGCCCATCGGAATAGGCTCACTAGTGGGTTAGTTTCGCCAGTAGGCATCTCTGGTCGACGGTTCGTCGGAAAGATGGCTGGCGAATGAGAACGataggaggagagagagggggtttGGCGAGCCGTTCTAAAGTATTTAACCCTCACGATTCGTCTTTGACGTGATAATGAAACGTTAGAGAAAGACTAACAACAAACGCCCAGGCGAGACGTCAGAAATTTCTAAATCACGTACACCACGCAACTGTTGACGGTCAGCGAACGCATCAATAAATAGACTTTCAATGGCGCAAAACATCAACTCGTAAGGAACAATCTGCCTTTACTGATAAGCCCTCCTTCGTTAGTAAAGATTTTATGGAATAAGATTTGACTTTTACTGAAGTCTTCTAGTAGAAGCCAAGCCATTGACATTCCAAAGGGTAGCATTTCATACATGTTGCATGTGAAACATCAACAACAAACATAATTGGAAGCCAGAAGAGGCATTATCAACCTCAGAGGCGCTTGGGGAACCCGAAAGGAAGATATAAGGTAAAGAGAAGGAATTCCGACTCAATTGcaataaaatatgaaattctTGTATCATCAGAATCGGGAGAACCAAACACAAACTGGTGCGAGCATGTTCGGATCATAATTTTCTCCACTTGTATCGAGAAAGCAGAAACTTTACATTGTTCTTAAGAAATTCCCATCAACCATAAAGAATCAAAGAAATGATCATGAATTGAGAAAGTAAACACCTTCCAAAGACGGGCAAAAACTTACAGATTTCGAAACAGTcgaaaggaaaagggaagagCAAACTTTAAGATCTTCGAACGAGGCGATCAGCAAGGCAACGAAAAGGCTCTCACGATAACatggagaaaatgaagatgggTAGGAAAAAAATTGGTAAGATCCGCCTAAGCGGGTTGCCTTAACCATATGTGGTAACGGAAAGCTCGAAAGCTATTCCCGTCCCTGTCAGGGGAGATGCCAACCGTCTCTCCTTTCAACGAACACGGTGAAAGTGTTACAGCTTTTCTATTAAATTACGCAAGTCTTTTCCAAAATCGGCCAATACAGGACTATTTTCCCCCTCTCACACCACCACTTCCTGGGGGTTTCGCTCCCCAGCAAAACCCAGTCCCGAAGAAAGTTTTCACTCTCATTAACCCAAAGACCAGGGAGAAACCACCACAtatggaagagaaagaggaggaggcaTAGGCCATGGGTCCACCAGGATGGTGGTTCTCTGACATGTTAATACAGTTGCaccttgttcttttttatagtATTTGGGGCGCTCGAAATTGCCATGTGagaaaaactcaatttgatggTGGAGGACTTGAACACATAATTAAGAATCTGAGATCTTATCTTAGAAACTGTTGTTTGTTTTGCAGGACCTCTATTGACAATGGCCACCATTGGTGATGATGGGATGATTTTTAGCGTACTTAATCTCGAAAATTAGTTTGTGCTATTTTTATGGTCTCTTCCTAGTTCCTACCAATTTTCAAGCACATCTAGCCCCACTGAGCAATTTGCGAAATCTCTGACTATTTTCATCTAGAGCTTCTCGGATATGTTTCTTTTAGACATGACTTGATTCAAAATCTTGTTCCTTGCCGTTTCCTGCTCTTATTTTTCTGTAATGGCGTCTTCTTCGTCCTTCCCATACCCATCGACTCTCAACGTTTGGAAGTTGGTTTCGCTGAAGCTCAACTCTGATAATTATTTGCTATGAAAAATCTTGGCGTTTGGTGAGAGCCAACATCTTCAGGGTATCATCACTGGTGAAGTTACTCTATCGGATCAGTTCATATCTGATTCCTGCTCGGTTGGTAGATCTGCCAAAACCATTTTAAATCCTGCCTTCGTTGCTTGGCGTAAGTCCGACCGCCTCCTCAAGAGATGGATTACCAGCACGCTTTCAGAAAGCGTCTTCGGCCTCGTGGTTGGCCTTGATTCTCTATTACTATTCTCCTTTGATGAAGTAGATAGCCTCACAGCATACATACTTTTTTTGCAAAGAGATTGTTGTTGCTGTCCCCTCCTATATCCCTTTTTACATGCACGCCTCTAGAAATTAGTGTGAAGTATGATCTGGTAGACTTTTAATTGGGCTCATATGCTTAAATTTTTGCTTTTGCCACTGGCAGTTGTCCTGACTTGTGATCTTTACATTCTCTCAGCTAATTGTTTTACACGTTCCAAGATTGCGTGGCATTCATCTCATTTCTTTCACTCATTGAttcatgttttattttagtGAGTTGCTTTATTCCATAAATCAATATTTCAGGCTCTTTCTCAAAAACGTGAATCAGAATGTACATAGTTTAAGAACTAGGGATGCATAAATCACTTTATTTTTTAGTCAACATGGGAATTGACAAATGGCTGTGGTTTTCTCATACGTTAGAAACGAAAAAATATACTTATAACATGTTTAAAATTTGATGATCGAGTATAACTGTAATTGTTCTTCTTGACAGATGATTCCCTGAAAGGTCTGGCACTTCATATAGGACAGTTTACTAAATGAAAGTGAAAGACACATACGTATCATTTGGAGGCTGGAGAAAAGGTGTTTTACAAACCGAACCACTTTAGCCCTTCGTTCtctgttttcttattttctatACCACTCACTGCAGTTATTTTCACGCGACATTCGGGAAACTAAGGATGTACTTTGTTCCCCTATGTGCtctattctttttatttttccttgtacAGAAGGTTAATACGTGGGGTCCTTCTCATCTGAAGTGTCTGATGGATGCAATCCGGCCCTTCATCCCAAGTGCTGCTACAGTGCACATTCATAATATCGCGAAGTGCAGCTTGAAACATTGCCATGACTTATCGTAAAAACACAATGGTTGGAGATATCAATTGTATCCATTTCTGCAGCCTATGTCGAAGTAGGCAGTTGAGTTAAAAATAAGCTAAAATTGAGACTGGCACATACAAAACATAAGACTAAGATTCCAAAACCGTGAGCAATAAAATCTTGGAATAAACTCCCTAATTTGCAAATAAACACTTACAACATCTAATAAATAGAAAGGATTCTTGCGCTTTTGCCTTTATTCCATAAAAATATTCCAGCATGGTGCTCTGGGCAATTCTGAATTGGCTTTTGGATTCATTAGGTACGAGTTTGATGTTTTGCCAACTCGAACATAGAATATTATGGCATACCATGGATGAGTAGGATTTTCACATAACAAATAACCGTCCTGTAGAAATCCTTATTTACAGCAATTAGCACACATACCCATGCAAAGAAGTTCCTCTGATCAAAGCATATCTACAATATAATCTCTCATATGACCCCTTAGGTAGAACTTTGTCATAAAATAAGCACTGCATGCAAGTCCTGGTTCTGTCAAATGCATCATGTCCTTTCTTTCATTGCATTGAGCAATTCAAGTGGCAATTAGACCTCTAAACAAGTCATATCCTTATCTGCCTTAATCTGCTAAACCAAACTGAGTGAAGAATCATGTGAAATATGTCATATTTAACAGGATTTGCATGCCAAAGAAAATGCTTCTGCACTCTTCTCACCCCCAACTGTAACATACGATACCTGTGGTCTGGGATAGATAGCAGTATCTCCTTTAGTCTAGGAATGTCTTTCTCACGTACAGTTACTGCAAAAGCATCCCAGTTCAGAACTTCATCAAATGGTAGCACGTAGTCATCTGAGATTATAACAGGAACACACTCATAGTATATGGCCTCAACCACACGTGGGCTGTTCACCTCATAACCTCTGGGACAGATGCAGTACCTGCTAGATTTCATATTCTCTCTATATGACCCCTTGCTCTGGATCCTATCAGGCATTTCACCCTGTATTTTCATGTCTGTGTCTTGTTCCCAGTGCTGCAACATGACCGGACGAACTCTACCATGCATTTGACCTGCAAAGAAGGCCAGAGTCTGTCTTTCATGTGCCGGTTTACCTCCCACATCTTTGAGAGGATCCTGTCCTGAGCGAATGTATGTAGTCGGAAGTGAAACATCTCTGCCTAACTTGAAGATGCCTTTTGAAGGATTGGCATTGCACAGTGCCTTGATTGTATTCAATTTAACCTCCTCATGAAGCCTTGTCTGTTGTGGTCCCTGTGAAAGTACAAGTAGCAATTTTACCAACCGAGGGGAGTCAATCAGGATATGATGCATTCAGGATGACGAATTGCCTATTAGACCAAATTTAGGATTCAAAATGCTTACCCAGTCATGGCAAGCAACAAGAAAGTGATCTGCTCCATGTGTTTTATTCCAGAAAGGATATTTTGCAGCAAGCATACTGATGTAGTTTTTCAAATATAGTGCGAGAAATTTCTGCCTCGTTGCTCCAGTCGCATTTGTTGCACTTCGTAGCTTCAGTGCACTATATGGCAAGTAAAACATGTGAGCTCTGCTTGGATCGTTTGCAGAAAAGTATTTGCTTGTTTCCATCAGTTTCATAAACCATCCTTCTGAAGCATAGATTCCCCTGAGATAAGGTTTATGAAAAATGGGCGATCCTCCATCCTTGTAGACGTAGaccttaaatattttttccatcaACTCATAGCTCCTGCAGATGGTTTGACCATGAGGCCGATATTTTCAGTATGAAAATGCTCTCCAACAGTAAAAAGGTTACACTTTACAAGCAAACTATAATGGAGAATAGAAAAACCTTAAGTAGCTGATTGCTTGCAGAACTGAAATTTACAGTTATTTCCTCACAAGCACCAATACAAGCAAAAGCAAAGCATCCGAAATTTTAATGTGACGAAAGAGAATATCTAGATCTATCTTATGTAAGAGATTGATGTATGCACTATTATGCCAAAGATCAAGAGGTGAAAATATGAATTAAGGCAAACAACTGAATTACAGTAGTTTTTCGACCATGGTTCCCTTTAAATATTTCATATGTTCAATAGCGTGCTTATGGTCCAAAACTTGTGATTAGACTGCGTGTTCACCATAGTCACACGCACAGGGGGCAGTTACCAAGATTTGGCAGGGAACCTTCATTATTTGTTTATGCAACAAGAAGCTGCCAACAACCTACGCAGAATGCCATTTATTGTGCTTTTCTTACTAAATATAATGATCtgaaatttctttgaaaaatatagCGCTATTACACATAAGAGCTCATAATTAACTAGTAGAGAAATTTTAGTTTCATGTATTGGGTGACTGTAAGAAGTGTCATATGTTCTCTTTATTTTGCCAACTGCAAAATGTAGAAGCTGTAAAAAATAACTTTCACTTTAGAACTATCTTAAGCCCAAGAACTCCATGACTGCACTAAGAAGTAGTTGCTATCTCTTCACCCATTATTGGTAATTGTAATCAAGACAGTGCAACTAAACGGGTCTTACAAGATATCGAGTATATTCACCTCTTAAACATGGAAATGTTCCGAAAGAGAGGTGCGTACAATTCACGGACATTCTCCAGATGAGGAGCACGATAAATTTCTCTTTTCGCAGACAAAAGCTCCTTTTCCAAAGGTGAAATTCTTACTGGCTTCTGCATAATATGGAGCAATATCACAAAAACCTACCTAGGGGGCAATCATGTTAGTAATCAAGATAAGAGCATCCAACATCACATACCTTACTATACGAATTGCCACTACGTTTCTTCCCGGCTTGATCCTCCCCTGTAAGGAAACGGCTCATTCCTGCGGAATTACCAGTCGAACTCACTGACGTCCTCTGTGAAGGATATGAACGTTTTCTTTTAGCAGCCAAAGCAGTTGCTTCTGCTCCCAATGTAGGCATTTTCCTTGGCACCATTAAAGGGTTCTCAGTTGGTGTTCCTACCATTTTCGCATTCACGTGGGTAGCAAGTGGTAATGCTGCCTTTTTATGTCTTCCTCTAAGCATTTCTTTTGCATTATCTGGCATCTCAAAATCTCTCTTCACACTCAGAATATTAGAGACTTCACCCTGATCACCCAAAGAAAATAATCTGCTGCTAGATTCGAAGAGACCGACGTCGCCAACGGCTTCAGCAAGTTTTGTAAAATTATCGGGTGGGGAAACTTCTAGAAAACCCATGCTGTCAAATTTTGTGCCCATCTTTTTAGGCAGAGGATTGTTGGTATTCGACAAAGAAGATGAAAGCTCGTTCAAGTAGGGAAACGTATAGAACTGAAGCTCTAGAACAAGAAACACCATGACACCAAACACTACACTGGTCTTTCGTCTGATCCGAACTTTCATTCTTATCCAATTTGAGGTCCCCATCCTTATATACCCTCAAATTATTGACTCTCCATTGCTTCGAAAATGAAACGAAAGCTTCTCAACAACGCCAAGTAGTTGACAACAAAGAGTGTTAAGTAGTCCAAAGTTTATGCATTGCACGAAAAAGTCGAAATACCCACAAGGAATCCAGCAAGAAAAGGATCATAGTAAGATGTTCAAATCagaccaaaaagaaaatgatttatgCTGTAACACCGACATAAGAAAATCCGACAGCAAGTTAGCTCCTTTTCTCCAGAAACTTCCACTTTTTTCGCATGAAAAAGTACCTGCGGCTCCCCAAAAccctcgtcttcttctttcctctagATCATGTTAATAGTTTGGTTGTAATCTTACAGACGGGAAGTGCGGGGGTTTCCGCGTACATTGTTCCGGCGCCTCTTATGTCCTTCATTTACACATAAAGCACCTACTTGTTCATAATTTTCGGAAAGCCGCCTAACTTGTCAATTATAACGTTCAGGTGCCGGTCCTTTGAGAGCATGCTCCTGTCGACAAGTCCGTGCAGGAAGTAAATTGTCAAGATTCGGAACAAGCCTAGTCCGACTAACTAAGATCCGACATTTACATATATTAGTTTCGGATTATTATTGAATTTCAGGGTCAATTTGTGCAGTACGTGAAAACTCCGATGGAAAATGGCAcactgaatctgaatcaatttgGTAACTGGATCCTATTTTCTTTACTAAATCCAACTAACCTTATTTGGATTTGAGTCAACCATCAGATAAATGCAGCCACTCAAATTTGTCTATCATAAGTCCAGCATAATTATATCCAGCCTAGTCACCGACAAACTAAAATTCAACTAGTTTGTATTCTAGAGTTGCCATCTATGTGGTGGTATGCCAAAGGTAAAAATTATCCCTTTTAAGAtacatttttcaatttgagtGTTATGCACGTTGCTATTTACAGTTTAGAAAAGTAACACTCACAAAAATCGAACTAGACTAGCGACCTGTTGTCCATGCATTCCTCCGGCAACCATTAATGAAGTGATTGTTCtatcattttatatatgtagCCTGCACTCCAACTGTTTACATGTATTTATTTACTAAAATAGCAAGACTAGTTAATTAGGGAATCTATGACTCAAAGTAGTAAATTTACAGCCCGCTTCTTGTTTACAGAATGAAGCCAAAGATTCAATGCCTTGAGTTAGGTAAAGTGAGATTTTGCCATCTTGTTGTTTCTAATCGAGGAAACATCCCTCAGGATTTTCCCGAAAACAGAAGAAATAAAACCATTCAAAATGTTCCCCGATCTCCAGACATACACTCTGCTTCAGTTTGCGCAAGAGGTAGTGCCTAGTATAGCACTACATCACCCTTTGATAGGGCGGCGCCAAGAATTTTTTGTctgagtttcaaaattttaacaagcgtcaaaatagaaaatttcaaattatatatatatattacactaatttttttagatttatatataattttgttaagtttttaaaatccgAGGGGAGGGGGGGACAAGGCCcctgtttttattttcaatctccttttttttaattcaagtaCTGCCAATCTCATTCATCGTGCAAATAAAGCATGAAAAGGACTTCAGTTCACTCTCTGAAATATACAGGAAAACAACAAGATATATACAATCTAGAAAAAGGAAGCGATGTAAATAGATTCAATGAGACTGAACATGGCACGGTCTTTGCTGACTGACTTCTTAGCATGCAAGCATAACGCAGGTCCTTTTGAGGCTCCCATCTTCCAATGTCAAAGCTCTGAAACTTCTAACCTTTTATCTGATATAATCGGTTAAACCAAATTGAATGAAGAATCATATGAAATATGTCATACTTGACAGGCTTTAGATGCCACAGGAAGTGTTTTTGAACTCTTTTCACCCCCGTCTGCAGCATAAGATACTTCTTCTCTGGGATTGACAACAATATTTCCTTCAACTTGGGAATGTCCTTCTCAGGTATAATGACTGAAAAAGCATCCCAATTTAGGACTTCAAAGAAAGGTGGAACGAAATTGTCTGATATAATTACAGGAACACACTCATAGTATATTGCCTCAAGGATCCGCGGACTGTTGACCTCGTAACCTCTAGGACAGATGCAGTACTTGCTAGATTTCATGTGTTCTATGTAGGAAAGTTTGCTTGCGACTCCACGGGGCATAGCTCCATAGATTTTCATGTCAGTATCTTTCTTCTCCCAGTGATTAAGCAAAATGGGTCTAAGATAACCATGCATTCGTCCAGCAAAGAAGGCGAGGGTTGGCCTTTGAGATGCAGGATTACCTCCAACATCCCTCAGAGGATTTCGTCCAGAACGAATGTTCGTCTGTGGAAGAGAAACATCTTTACCCAATTTGAAGAAGCCTTGTGAGACATCTGCATTGCATATAGCTTTGATTGCATGCTTTCGAAGTTCACGATGCAACTTCGTTGCAAATGGTCCCTGAGAATCTAGATGAATCAGAATGATATTTCAAGGAGAATTGACTCAGGAGGTCAAGAGAAATAACAAGGCTATGTTCAACTGAACAATAGGGGACAAAATACATACCCAGTTATGGCAGGCAACAATAAAGTGGTCAGCACCTCCGGTTCTATTCCAGAAACGATATTTTCTAGACAGCAGGTCAACGTAGTCTTTTAAGAATACAGCTAAAGGAATTACCCTATGTGAATTAGGTACATACAGCAACTCCCGCATCATGGAGGAACTGTAGGGCAAGTAAAACATGTGAGCTTTTCTTGGGTCCTTAACAACAAATCTTCTGTTCCCTTCCATCTGTTTCATAAACCATCCCTCAGAAGCATAAATGCCCCTGAAAAATGGTTTGTGGAAAATGGGTTTGCTTCCTTCCTTATAGATATAAACCTTGAACATTTGCTCCATTAGTTCGTAACTCCTGAAACAAGGACAACAAAGCCCTTATCATCCACATGAAGGCAAAATTCTAGATGCAACTAAATTTCTTTAGGGAAAATAACCATAGTTTCACAGCATACTCTTTGAGTATCAGCTATAGATAGGGGGAACTTCAAGGAAGAAAATTGCATGTTTATTACGACAGCATTTGCAGcagaaattttttctaaatCACAACAGGGACCATGGTGCGTGACATTTGAAATTCTAACAGCACACAACTGTGGGTTTCAATTAATGTACCATACTGCAGTACTTAACTTATgttacaccaaaaaaaaaatcacatagttaTCGTCTACTCTTTGAATACATGAGAAACAATGGTGGAATACACTGCATAGATTGTCTAAGATTTTTCTAGACACTCATTAGATGCGGTCATGGTTTCGAAATGTCAATGAGATACAACTAAACATTCAGTTAATCTAGCGCTCTGCAAGTTTAACCGTATATAATTTCATCAGGCAAAGATCGAAAAAACCAGAACTGCTTTAGCCATAACAAATGATCCTAAGGCATGAAACTTCAGATCTTTCCATGTCGTGAATATTACATCCTGATTGCTGTTCATTACCAAGAATTCATGATGTGAAAAACAATCGGAATTCTGAATAACCAGCGCCAGTTACAGACAAAAATGTTAGTCATGTACCTCTTGAACATGGAGACATTACGAAATACTGGCGCGAAAAGATCGCGATCGTTTCTTATCATAGGTgcattttgaatttctttccttgCAGATAATAGCTCCTTGTCCCGTGGCGATGGCCACCGAGGTCTCTGCATAGGGAAAAACAAGTATGAGGAATAGATTCATCACGACAGCATCAC
Coding sequences:
- the LOC116246258 gene encoding probable glycosyltransferase At3g07620 isoform X1, which gives rise to MEHGKLTLVIVILGTLLLVFQSCSISYLSTFCSLFPDSKAHVPITLDMGTPSSEYSAPEVTDFGEINDLSDSDNSNRTFISNDEVEETEVVSMDGGIQEEQREEGKDVDGKGAATLPAAESSPVVSFKSDEVVGKSNGTLLVTPVVPILSSSMGVRKVELGSEPNTSYALHGGLVITNEPRQKHWMRNKIAESVYRVDWNGIPSGSMRPRWPSPRDKELLSARKEIQNAPMIRNDRDLFAPVFRNVSMFKRSYELMEQMFKVYIYKEGSKPIFHKPFFRGIYASEGWFMKQMEGNRRFVVKDPRKAHMFYLPYSSSMMRELLYVPNSHRVIPLAVFLKDYVDLLSRKYRFWNRTGGADHFIVACHNWGPFATKLHRELRKHAIKAICNADVSQGFFKLGKDVSLPQTNIRSGRNPLRDVGGNPASQRPTLAFFAGRMHGYLRPILLNHWEKKDTDMKIYGAMPRGVASKLSYIEHMKSSKYCICPRGYEVNSPRILEAIYYECVPVIISDNFVPPFFEVLNWDAFSVIIPEKDIPKLKEILLSIPEKKYLMLQTGVKRVQKHFLWHLKPVKYDIFHMILHSIWFNRLYQIKG
- the LOC116246258 gene encoding probable glycosyltransferase At3g07620 isoform X2, coding for MEHGKLTLVIVILGTLLLVFQSCSISYLSTFCSLFPDSKAHVPITLDMGTPSSEYSAPEVTDFGEINDLSDSDNSNRTFISNDEVEETEVVSMDGGIQEEQREEGKDVDGKGAATLPAAESSPVVSFKSDEVVGKSNGTLLVTPVVPILSSSMGVRKVELGSEPNTSYALHGGLVITNEPRQKHWMRNKIAESVYRVDWNGIPSGSMRPRWPSPRDKELLSARKEIQNAPMIRNDRDLFAPVFRNVSMFKRSYELMEQMFKVYIYKEGSKPIFHKPFFRGIYASEGWFMKQMEGNRRFVVKDPRKAHMFYLPYSSSMMRELLYVPNSHRVIPLAVFLKDYVDLLSRKYRFWNRTGGADHFIVACHNWGPFATKLHRELRKHAIKAICNADVSQGFFKLGKDVSLPQTNIRSGRNPLRDVGGNPASQRPTLAFFAGRMHGYLRPILLNHWEKKDTDMKIYGAMPRGVASKLSYIEHMKSSKYCICPRGYEVNSPRILEAIYYECVPVIISDNFVPPFFEVLNWDAFSVIIPEKDIPKLKEILLSIPEKKYLMLQTGVKRVQKHFLWHLKPVKYDIFHMILHSIWFNRLYQIKG
- the LOC116246258 gene encoding probable glycosyltransferase At3g07620 isoform X5: MGTPSSEYSAPEVTDFGEINDLSDSDNSNRTFISNDEVEETEVVSMDGGIQEEQREEGKDVDGKGAATLPAAESSPVVSFKSDEVVGKSNGTLLVTPVVPILSSSMGVRKVELGSEPNTSYALHGGLVITNEPRQKHWMRNKIAESVYRVDWNGIPSGSMRPRWPSPRDKELLSARKEIQNAPMIRNDRDLFAPVFRNVSMFKRSYELMEQMFKVYIYKEGSKPIFHKPFFRGIYASEGWFMKQMEGNRRFVVKDPRKAHMFYLPYSSSMMRELLYVPNSHRVIPLAVFLKDYVDLLSRKYRFWNRTGGADHFIVACHNWGPFATKLHRELRKHAIKAICNADVSQGFFKLGKDVSLPQTNIRSGRNPLRDVGGNPASQRPTLAFFAGRMHGYLRPILLNHWEKKDTDMKIYGAMPRGVASKLSYIEHMKSSKYCICPRGYEVNSPRILEAIYYECVPVIISDNFVPPFFEVLNWDAFSVIIPEKDIPKLKEILLSIPEKKYLMLQTGVKRVQKHFLWHLKPVKYDIFHMILHSIWFNRLYQIKG
- the LOC116246258 gene encoding probable glycosyltransferase At3g07620 isoform X3; translation: MEHGKLTLVIVILGTLLLVFQSCSISYLSTFCSLFPDSKAHVPITLDIGTPSSEYSAPEVTDFGEINDLSDSDNSNRTFISNDEVEETEVVSMDGGIQEEQRDEGKDVDGKGAATLPAAESSPVVSFKSDEVVGKSNGTLLVNPVVPILSSSMGVRKVELGSEPNTSYALHGGLVITNEPRQKHWMRNKIAESVYRVDWNGIPSGSMRPRWPSPRDKELLSARKEIQNAPMIRNDRDLFAPVFRNVSMFKRSYELMEQMFKVYIYKEGSKPIFHKPFFRGIYASEGWFMKQMEGNRRFVVKDPRKAHMFYLPYSSSMMRELLYVPNSHRVIPLAVFLKDYVDLLSRKYRFWNRTGGADHFIVACHNWGPFATKLHRELRKHAIKAICNADVSQGFFKLGKDVSLPQTNIRSGRNPLRDVGGNPASQRPTLAFFAGRMHGYLRPILLNHWEKKDTDMKIYGAMPRGVASKLSYIEHMKSSKYCICPRGYEVNSPRILEAIYYECVPVIISDNFVPPFFEVLNWDAFSVIIPEKDIPKLKEILLSIPEKKYLMLQTGVKRVQKHFLWHLKPVKYDIFHMILHSIWFNRLYQIKG